From the genome of Streptomyces sp. JH34:
GAGCCGGCATCGCCTGCCGAGAGCAGATCCGACAACCGGTGGATGACCATGAGGTTGGCGATGCCGAGGCCGCGGGAGAGTTTCCACTGGGACTGCATGCGTTCCAGCAGGCCGACGTGCCGCATCACGCGCCACGCTTCGTCGTAGATCACCCAGCGTCGGCCGCCGTCAGGGTCGGCGAGTGCGGATTCCATCCACGCCGAGGCGCAGGTCATGGCCAGGACCAGGGCGGTGTCGTCGCCGGAGCCGCCGAGGCGGGAGAGATCGATGGACAGCATCGGGGTGGCAGGGTCGAAGGTCACGGTGCTCGGGGCGTCGAACATGCCGCTCAGGTCGCCGTGTACCAGGCGGCGCAGGGCGTGTGCGAGGTCCTGCGCGGCAAGCCCCATGTGGCCGGCCTGGTCGCCGAGGGCCCGGTCGAGGCGCTCGGGGGAGCTGAGGGCGTGGGCGATCTCGCCGAGCAGCGGCACCGTGCCGTCGGCGTTGGCCTCGGCGACGACGAGGTCGAGCGCGAGGTCCAGGGCCGTGTGCTCCATCGGCAGGAGATCACGCTTCAGCACGGTACGAGCGAGGCCGGCCAGGAGCAGGAGACGGCGCTTTCGGACCTCGGTCGACCAGTCGTCCTCGCTCACCGACGCCGGCCGGGCCGGAGCGTCCAGAGGGTTCAGCCTGCCGGGGAGGCCCGGCCCCAGCGCGATGCTGTAGCCGCCGAGAGCTTGTGAGACGGCCGTCCACTCGCCCTTGGGATCGCAGGGGACGTAGACCCGGTAGCCGTGGGCGATCGCCCGGGTGGCTATCGACTTGGCCAGTGCACTCTTGCCCATGCCGATGATCCCGGCCAGGACGGCGTTCGGGTTGGTGAAGCCCTCGATCCTGCCGCTGTTGTACAGCGAGAACGGGTCGTAACAGAAAGCTGCTTCGGCGTGTACGTCGCGGCCGATGAAGATGCCCTCCGCGCCCAGGCCGCCCTCCGCGAGGAAGGGGTAGGCCCCGGACACGGTGGCGGTGGTCATCCGGTGGGCGGGCAGGCGCAGTTTGCCGCCCCGAGCCGAGGAGGAGCCGGGGCGCCCGGACGACGGGAAGACCGGGCGCAGCTCCGGATCGAGGAATTCCGCGGCACGGTGCTTGGGCGCGGCGCCGGCCAGGCGCGCCTGACGACGGGCCTCGGCGAAACCGCTTCGGGCGGCCCGCTGCTCGGCACGGGTCGCCTTGCGGGGGACGAACAGGTGGGAGGCGCTGGCGCGGGTGCGGGGCATGAACGTTCTCCAAGTGGAAGGCGGGGTTAGTGGCGTACGAGGCCGGTGAACGGTGCGTGCAGGTCGGCAGGGGTGGTGCGGCGGCGCACGAGGCGCGCGGTGCGCTGGTGGCGCTGGCAGACGGTCAGCTCGGGCGCCCCTTCGGGCAGGGCGGCCCGGCACGCCTCGGGTTCGGGCACTTCGCCGGAGTCCGGCCGGGGCGCCGCGTGGTAGGCGGTGTGGATGTGGTCGGCGGCCTGCCAGGCCCTGGTGAGGGCGGCACGGAGGGCGTCGCCCTCGACAGGGACGAGCTGTCCCGTGCGGGAGGCGTGGGCGTCGAGCAGTTCGTACAGCGAGACGAGATGGGCGTGCAGGGCGTCCAGCTCGGGGCGGGTGGTGACGAGCGGACCGCCCGGGAGGTTGAGCGCGCGGTGGAAGTCGAGCGCGGCGGTGGCGAAGGGCACGAAGTCCTGCGCGGTCGTACTGGCGGTGCGGGACATGCGGGCGCTCTTTCACAGGAGAGAAGGGGACGAAGACCGGTTTCAGACGGTGCGGGCGAGCGGCATGGCGGCGGCGGTGAATGCCTCGGCCTGCTGCCAGGTGAGCGGCCGCAGATCGAGCTGGGCGCCGACGGCTGCGGTTTCCACGACCGCGCAGGCGGAACGCAGTTCCTCCTCGGAGTCGGCCGAGACGGTCAGCAATCCGGTCAACGCGACGTCCGCGTGCCCTGCGATGAGCTGGCGTTCACGGGACTTGATGTCCTGGTACTCGATCGAGTCCGCCTCGGAGTCGACCTGTCCCCGCCGCGTCCGTTCCGCAGCATCCGCGATCACGCTGGCCTTCCTGCGCTGGACGTCACGCAGGGCGGCGTCCAGGCCCTTCGGCTCGTACGACAGCGACAGCGTGCGCCGTACCCCGGCGGTGAACAGGAGCTGGTGCAGGAAGCCGACCGAGGTTTCGGTGCGGGGCCAGTTCTCTATCCAGTACGTGGCGTGGACGGCCGAGTCGGTAGCGATGTGGTCCGCCTTCTCGACGACCACGACCGGGCCGGCGGCAGCGGGCTCTGCCTCGGGGCGGCCGCTGACCGACCAACGGTCCAGTGCGGAGAGCGCCTTGGGGTCGTACGCGGTTCGAACGACAGCCGCGATCTCGCGAGCGGTGAGCCAACCCGTGGGGTTGAGCCCGGCGGTCCGTGCGGCCTGGTCGAATGTCGAGGTCAGCTGGCCCAGGACGTTGAAGGACCCGGTGAGACCGCCTCCGGCCTGGTTGATCAGACGGCGTGCGGCCTTGGCGTCCAGCGACACCGCGACATACGCCTCATGCGGTGCCGCGGCCGGGCCCGCGCTCTGGATCAGCTCGCTGTAGATCGCACCGGCCACGGGGGTGTCGGGTCGGCCGTGCTCCTCCCAGTAGCGGCGCAGCGCGTCGCCGGAGTCCGGGACGGTGCGCTCGATCACCTGGATCCTGGCTACCTGGCCGGTACGGGCCAGAGCGGCCAGGGCGCGTCCCCAGCCGCTGACGTTGGCGTTCTGAGTACCGGGGTCGAGCAGAGCGTAGGCGCGGGAGGAGACCTTGACGACGGCGGTCAGCGTGCCCGTGTGCGGGTCGTGGACCGCGCCGTAGCGGCGGTCGGGTGCGGTGACCACACGCAGACTGGCCGCTGTGCCGGGCAGGTGGAGGAGCCCTTCGCGGACCGGGTGGTGCGAGGGGCGGGTGAGCCAGACCAACTGCTTGCGCAGCCGGCGGACCACGTATCGGGTGACGATCGGAGTCCAGTCGGCCAGGGCACGGCCTCGGTGGCGGACGAAGACGAGAAGGGCGATGGCGGCCCATACCGGAATGAGTTCGAGAGCGCCGACCACTCCGCGGGCGAGGATCACGGAGAGCAGGAGCAGACCGGCGAGGCCGACGATGATCAGCTGCGTGGCGGTCAGGCCGAGCAGGATGCCGCGCCTGCTGCGGTGCGGGAACTTCACGGTGGCCGTGGTGGTTTCGGCCGGGGGTTTGACGGACATGGCGGTTCCAGACGGTGGGAGCGGACGGAGGGCGAGGTGTGCGGTGCTCTTCTTCTGGAGGACACGGCGAGGCTCCGTTTCTCCTGGCCGGTGGTGCGAGGGGAGCGGGGGCGGGCTGTGAGTGCAGCCCGCCCCCGGTTGTGGTTGGTCAGGAACCCGAGGGCGGCCGGGTGGGTTGCTGTATCCAGCTCGTCGGCGTCGGGGAACCGGTCGCCGACGGCTCCGTCGAGGACGGTGGCGGTGAGGCAGGGCTGCTCGGTCCCTCCCCGGGCGCAGGGCCGGCGGGGGACGCGGCACCGGCACGGACGACGCTGCTGACCGGAGCCGACGTGCCGGCGAACCGCGCACCCGGGGTGCCTCCTTCGGCCCCCTCCGTTTCACCCTCGCTGGGCCGGGTGACGAGCGGCGGGATGCCGGAGCGCTGGATCAGGGCGCGGCCCTTGTCGCCGGAGGCGTTCGGGTCCTCGCCGTAGCGGAAGCTGGTCCGCGGCTTGGGCGGGCCGGAGTCGATGCCCTCCTTACTGAGGTTGCCACCGGCGGGGTTGATGCCGGAGGCGACACCGTCGGTGCCCGCACCAGGTACCTGGCTCGGACCCTGCGGCGAAGGGGCGCCTGCGCCGGTGCCGACCCGCATCGCCATGCTGCCCGCGGTCTTCGCGGCCCCCGCGGCGACCGCCATGCCGGCGACGCCGGTGCGGTGCAGGTTGTCATGGCCGCCGCCGTCGCTCGCCCAGTGGACGAACTTGTACGTCGCGTACGGGCACAGCAGGACCAGCACCATCACGACGATGCCGGCCATCGCGTCGGACAGGGCAGCCATGCCGTCGTGGGCATCCGACTTGCCCATCGCCGAGACACCGATGAGGAAGACCACGGTCATCAACAGCTTCGAGACGACCAGGGTGGCGGTGGCCTCGATCCAGCCGCGCCGCCACCGCTTGGCGACCTCCCAGCCTCCGCCGGCCCCCGCGAAGACGGCGAGGGAGACCATGACGAGTACGCCGACCTTGCGCGCGACCATGACGCCCCAGTACAGGAACGCGCCGATCGCGCATCCGAGGGCGACCATGGCTGGGACTCCCCAGCCGAGGCCATACATCGCCCCCAGTTCGGTGACCTTCACCACTCGGCGGATCGCGTCGTCGACCGAACTGTTGGCCGCTTGGAACAGGCCGTCGGACAAGGCGTCGACCACGGTGATGGCGACGGAGGTGAAGGCGATGGCACAGAAGCTGAACAGGACACCGGTAATGGTGCCGATCGCTGCCTGGGCCAAGGCTCGCTCGTCGCGTCGCCAGGCCGCGAGCATCAACTGGATGCAGAACGTGCCGACGGTCAGCGCGAGCCCGATGGGCAGCAGCAGTTCGTAGTTCTCCCGGAACCACGACGCGTTGAGGTCGATGGCGGTGGTCGCGTTGACGGTCCTGGCGGCGAGATCAGCCGCGCTGGCGGCCAGTTCACCCATGGACTTCGCGATCCATGCCCCGATGCCGTCGGTGACGGCCCCGGCGGGGTTGGTGGCGAAGTCGACAGCGCCGCAGACCTTGTCCATCAGCGGAAGGTCGCAGACTCCCATGGTGGTACCTCCTTTCCGGGCTGGGGATCAGGGCGCGACGGACGGCATGACGCCGGCCAGGGCGCAGGGATGGTCGGGCCGGCACTGGACCGCGAGGGTGGTGACGCGGTTCTCCGCACCACCGGCGGGCGCGCCGTTCCAGGCGATCGACTGCTTGCCGGAGACGGTCACCGCGTAGACGTACGCCTGCGTGATTGTCCCGGGGGCCGCCTGAAGGGCCTGGGTGAACGCGTCCGGGAAGTGCCCCTCGTTCACGGTCGCGGTGGCGAACTGGCCGTTGGCGGCCATGTTCTTCCACAGCACGGGCGAGGGAACGACCGCGTCGACCGAGTCGCGGTCGGCGTACTTGTTCTCGGTGGTCAGCCACCCGTGCAGAGAGGTCAGCAACTCCGCCTGGGAGTACGCGCGGGTGTCGTAGGACCACAGAGCTGTGGCGGCTGCCTTCCCGAACGCGATCGGATCGTGCGTGTCCGGTGGGACCGGGAGGGCGGCGGAGCTTGTGATCGGCGACGGCGACCCGGCCGGCGAAACGGCCGGGGCAGAGGGGGAGACCGAAGTCGTCTGATTTGCAGGGGGCTTGGCGGGTTCCCTGCCGTCGCGGGTGAGGTAGGCGGCCAGACCGGCGAGGGCGACGAGCACCACCAGGACGGCGGTGCCGAGCAGCGCCCGGCGGCGCACGCTCGATACGCCGCCGGGGTTCGAGGAGCGGGAGGACATCAGCGGACCTGCGTCCCCAGCGTGCTGAAGAACGCCACCACACCGTTCGCGGCACCCAACAGGAGCGCCGCACCGGCGCTGACCAGCACACCCTTCTTGCCGTTGGCCTCGGCCTGGTGGCCGCCGGAGTGATGGCCCCACGCCCACACGCCGGCACTGACGGCGAGCGCGCCGACCACGGCGATGATGCCGAAGAGGTTGATGGAGCCCATCACCTGCTTGAGGACGGCGAGGCCGGGCAGCCCGCCCTCGTTCGGCTTGATCCCGGGGTCGTAGGCGAGCTGGACGACCTTGTCCGCGAGATACATGTAAGAACTCCAGTTCGATTCAATGCGCGTCAAAGCCCGAGCGGGCGGAGCGAGAGCGGAAAGAGGGCGGAGGAGGGGCAGGTCAGGCGACTCGGCGGGCCGCGAGGATCTGCGGCTTCCAGGACGCGAGGGTCGTGATGCGGACCACGTCACCGGTGTGGGGGGCGTGAATGATCAGGCCCTGGCCGATGAACATGCCGACGTGCTCAGGAGTGCTGACCGACCCCTCGGTGAATAGGAGGTCTCCTGGCCGGAGAGCATCGGCCGATATCGACTTGCCGTCCTTGACCTGCGTGTACGTCGTCCGAGTCAGGGTGACCCCGGCAGCCTTGTACGCCTGCTGCATCAGCGAGGAGCAGTCGCACCGGCCCATGGGGTCCGGCCCATGGGCGTCGGTGCAGCTGCCGCCCCACTGATACGGGGTGTCGAGCTGGCCGAGTGCCCAGCGGATCGCTGTCTGGACCTCGCGCGGAGCGTCCGCGGGAATCTCGTACCCGTCAGGCACCGCGCCCGCCGGAATGGTCCCGAAGTCGGTGCCGTCCCCGGCCGTCGTGCAGCCGCCCGCCAGGCCGGTGGGACTACCCGAACCGGACGGCGAAGGAGCCGTTGATGCTCCGTCGGCCTTCGGCAGCAGGGGCTCGATCGCCTGCTGCAACGCGGTGGCCAGTGGCTCCCACTTGGCGTAAGCCTCCGGGAAGCCGGACCTCTGCACCGCCTGAGCGGCCTGGGTGACAGAGAGGGACTGCCAGCCCGAGACCTTCTTCAGCCCCTCGTAGAACTTGGTCGAGGCGTGCACCGGGTCGAGGATCTCGTTCGCGGTGCCCCACCCCTGCGACGGACGCTGCTGGAACAGTCCCAGCGAATCGCGGTCGCCGTAGGTCAGGTTCCGTAGTCCGCTCTCCTGCAAGGCCGTGGCCAGGGCCGCGACCTGCCCACGGGCCGGAACGTTCATCGCGACGCCGGTGGCCTGGATCGTCTTGGCGTTGGGCACCTGCTCCGCCGGATCACCCAGTCCCGGCACGGAGACCGCTTCCTTTCCGCCGCCGTCCAGGATCGCCTTCACCTGAGCGGCGACGGCCGAGGTATCCACAGGCGGTGTACCGCCTGCAGAGCAGGAGGCCGAAGCCGCCCCAGCGCCGATGGCGAGGATCGGAACCGCCAGCAGTAGCGGACCGGCCGCGAAGAGACCGACGACGGCTCCGGTGGTCTTTTTCATCGGAGACACCGCTCACCGAGACGGTGATACCGGCCGGACAGCGTTGTTGGGTCGGGACGCGGGGGTATCAGGCCATGCTGCATCGCAGCGGCTCCTCGATGTTCGTAGGAGGCGTGGTGCCGGCTTCTCGTGCAAAGCTGCCGGCACCACGCCGATGTGAATCCGCCTCACAGGGCGGGCCCAGGCCACAGGAGTTGGTAGCTCCCGGATGCTGGTCGCAATTAATGGGCGGCAGCCCGCGCTCGTAATCTCAGGCGGAACACCGGATCTCCTCACCGCTTCAGGAAAGAAGGGCCAACGGGATTGCCACGTTGCTCGCCCGAACGAGACAACACGGATAAGCGCAGGTCAACGGGTACGAAACGAGGTTCCGACCTGGTGACGTGGCGAGACAGTAGACCGGGATTCCGGCCGCACCAAACGGTTCCCGGGCCCGACCCAGTTGCCTGAAGCGGCTCGTTAGGTGCGGCCGGAACTCGCGGTTAACCTCCGGCGCAACCCCGCTCGAAGCGACTGCTGTTGAACGCCGTCCGGAGCGGGCGCAGTCCTGCCGCGCCCTGAAAGAGGACCCGCACATGAGTTACACGCTGCACCGAGGCGATGCCCTTACCGTGTTGAAGTCCCTCCCGGATGAGAGTGTCAACGCCGTCATCACCGACCCGCCGTACAACTCCGGCGGGCGCACCAGCTCGGACCGCACCGGCCGCACCGCGCGAGCCAAGTACG
Proteins encoded in this window:
- a CDS encoding ATP-binding protein: MPRTRASASHLFVPRKATRAEQRAARSGFAEARRQARLAGAAPKHRAAEFLDPELRPVFPSSGRPGSSSARGGKLRLPAHRMTTATVSGAYPFLAEGGLGAEGIFIGRDVHAEAAFCYDPFSLYNSGRIEGFTNPNAVLAGIIGMGKSALAKSIATRAIAHGYRVYVPCDPKGEWTAVSQALGGYSIALGPGLPGRLNPLDAPARPASVSEDDWSTEVRKRRLLLLAGLARTVLKRDLLPMEHTALDLALDLVVAEANADGTVPLLGEIAHALSSPERLDRALGDQAGHMGLAAQDLAHALRRLVHGDLSGMFDAPSTVTFDPATPMLSIDLSRLGGSGDDTALVLAMTCASAWMESALADPDGGRRWVIYDEAWRVMRHVGLLERMQSQWKLSRGLGIANLMVIHRLSDLLSAGDAGSRGRVLAEGLLADCSTRIIYRQEPDQLAAAASLLGLTGVETQAVSALTKGRGLWKVAGRSFITQHILHPAERELFDTDARMSA
- a CDS encoding DUF6238 family protein; the protein is MSRTASTTAQDFVPFATAALDFHRALNLPGGPLVTTRPELDALHAHLVSLYELLDAHASRTGQLVPVEGDALRAALTRAWQAADHIHTAYHAAPRPDSGEVPEPEACRAALPEGAPELTVCQRHQRTARLVRRRTTPADLHAPFTGLVRH
- a CDS encoding SCO6880 family protein; this encodes MSVKPPAETTTATVKFPHRSRRGILLGLTATQLIIVGLAGLLLLSVILARGVVGALELIPVWAAIALLVFVRHRGRALADWTPIVTRYVVRRLRKQLVWLTRPSHHPVREGLLHLPGTAASLRVVTAPDRRYGAVHDPHTGTLTAVVKVSSRAYALLDPGTQNANVSGWGRALAALARTGQVARIQVIERTVPDSGDALRRYWEEHGRPDTPVAGAIYSELIQSAGPAAAPHEAYVAVSLDAKAARRLINQAGGGLTGSFNVLGQLTSTFDQAARTAGLNPTGWLTAREIAAVVRTAYDPKALSALDRWSVSGRPEAEPAAAGPVVVVEKADHIATDSAVHATYWIENWPRTETSVGFLHQLLFTAGVRRTLSLSYEPKGLDAALRDVQRRKASVIADAAERTRRGQVDSEADSIEYQDIKSRERQLIAGHADVALTGLLTVSADSEEELRSACAVVETAAVGAQLDLRPLTWQQAEAFTAAAMPLARTV
- a CDS encoding ATP-binding protein, whose product is MGVCDLPLMDKVCGAVDFATNPAGAVTDGIGAWIAKSMGELAASAADLAARTVNATTAIDLNASWFRENYELLLPIGLALTVGTFCIQLMLAAWRRDERALAQAAIGTITGVLFSFCAIAFTSVAITVVDALSDGLFQAANSSVDDAIRRVVKVTELGAMYGLGWGVPAMVALGCAIGAFLYWGVMVARKVGVLVMVSLAVFAGAGGGWEVAKRWRRGWIEATATLVVSKLLMTVVFLIGVSAMGKSDAHDGMAALSDAMAGIVVMVLVLLCPYATYKFVHWASDGGGHDNLHRTGVAGMAVAAGAAKTAGSMAMRVGTGAGAPSPQGPSQVPGAGTDGVASGINPAGGNLSKEGIDSGPPKPRTSFRYGEDPNASGDKGRALIQRSGIPPLVTRPSEGETEGAEGGTPGARFAGTSAPVSSVVRAGAASPAGPAPGEGPSSPASPPPSSTEPSATGSPTPTSWIQQPTRPPSGS
- a CDS encoding DUF6112 family protein — protein: MYLADKVVQLAYDPGIKPNEGGLPGLAVLKQVMGSINLFGIIAVVGALAVSAGVWAWGHHSGGHQAEANGKKGVLVSAGAALLLGAANGVVAFFSTLGTQVR
- a CDS encoding C40 family peptidase — its product is MKKTTGAVVGLFAAGPLLLAVPILAIGAGAASASCSAGGTPPVDTSAVAAQVKAILDGGGKEAVSVPGLGDPAEQVPNAKTIQATGVAMNVPARGQVAALATALQESGLRNLTYGDRDSLGLFQQRPSQGWGTANEILDPVHASTKFYEGLKKVSGWQSLSVTQAAQAVQRSGFPEAYAKWEPLATALQQAIEPLLPKADGASTAPSPSGSGSPTGLAGGCTTAGDGTDFGTIPAGAVPDGYEIPADAPREVQTAIRWALGQLDTPYQWGGSCTDAHGPDPMGRCDCSSLMQQAYKAAGVTLTRTTYTQVKDGKSISADALRPGDLLFTEGSVSTPEHVGMFIGQGLIIHAPHTGDVVRITTLASWKPQILAARRVA